The genome window ATGCCCGCTTCCCCCTCCTTCAGAATGCTTACAATCTGTTCCTCTGTATACCGCGTCTTCTTCATCCCTGCCTCCTTGTTCGAGTGTCCTATTATGTCAACACTCTACTTACAAGTGGCACATTTTTCGGGGGACAGGTCCTCAGCATCCGATGAAACTCCAAAGTTCCTGCGGGTAATGTCATATCATGAGTGCCGAAACCGGCCGTAGAAAGACCTTCAAAGCATACGCGATATAACACGAGACCCGGGATACTACACCTCCACGTAGCGAAGAATATAACGGCCAGTCGGGCTCCTGCGCGCTGCGCTACTGAGATATACAGCCCCGAAAGTCTCTCAACCTGAGTTTGACTAAGTTGCTATTTCCTGCAGCACCTCAGGGTGTTTTGCGGCAATGAGAAGCAGTGTCTTGGCCGCTCCAGAGGGGTTTCGACGGCCCTGTTCCCAGTCACGCAGAGTACGGGGAGAAATGCCAAGCAGTTCTGCAAATTTCTCTTGCGATAAGCCTGCACGAGACCGCGCCTCAGCAACGAGTTTACGGTCAGCCGGAATAATTTCGTCTTTCTCCACAGTCCCGTCTCTTCTTGTCACCATGCGGCGCAGAGAACCATCAGGCTGCGGAACAAATGTCGTCTTTCGCGCCCAATTTGCACGACCGCCCTTTTCAATTGTCTCCATATAACGCTTGAGTGCTTCTTTAGCTTTGCTCATGAAGAAATACCTCCTTGATTCGTTTAAGCCACGCGCGAGGGACGTCATCGCGTTCCTGTTCTGATACATATCGACCTGTCTCACCTAAGACCTTCGCCATTTATGTATTCTCCATCATCTTTGAGTGACCGCAAAACACTGTGAGCTATCCACCTTTCCGATTATCCTCAAACATCTCGGCAGGCATCTGGTGCCGTAATTGCCACACCATCTTGATTGGACGTTCATTTTCGTAGCTGACACGCTCGGCAGGTCCAAGATAGGTGAACGGTACGGTAAAACCATTATATCTTTTTTTGTCTCTGGCAAATATTAGAATCGTGTAGCCTCTCTGCTCATGCTGAATCAGGTTCTGGCCCGTTTCGGACTGTTGCGCCGTGTTTGATTGTGACTCCCAATGCAACAGTTCTCTACTTATAGGATAATCGGCATACATGGTACTCGGAGAAAATTCTCGTTCCGTTTTCTGATAGGTGATTAAGAGCACATATGCCCTTATTGTAGGAAAGTGAATAACTCCGACACCTCTTTGGCCTGCTGTTTGGAGTGTTGCCTGTCCTAAGCCGGCCAGGATGTCTGTGCTTCCGTATTGAGCATGCAGTTCAAAAGGGCAGGCAAAGGGCAGAACAGGAATGTGTCCACTGACATCTGAATTATCTTGAGACCAAGCAAGAACTTCGTCCAGATCAGCAAGTATCGAAGGATTGTTTGCAAGTCTTCTAAACGCATTTTCAAGGGACGTTATGCCGAGATTGCTTCCTTTGTCTCCCCATATCCGATAGTAAATTGACATAGCAGAATCTCCAGTAAGTGTTATAGCCTCGCTGACAGCTCCCTGCGAAATCTTGGCAATAACATTACGCAATAGCGCAACTTCTTTTGGGCCGCTGATGAATGCTGCCCGCACCAGTGTCTTTTTGAGCCGCGCCAGATCAGGATCAGTTGGAATCGAAGACAATTGTGCTTTTGCCTTCCATCCACTCCATGTCTCACTGACAAGTAGAGTCTCAGGCTCGTAATCATGGTAGCGGACGAAATTGCCGAAGGTCAGTTCCTGCCCGGTCTCGCTGGTGAATGTTTGAAGTCTATCGGGCACTTGAACCGATAACCGTCCAAGGTTTTCCCTGATGTTCTCCAGAACATACTGGCGAGATAGACGGTCGAGTTGCACTGAGCAGCCAGCGGGGAGATGGGGGAAATCAAGCTCCACTTCTTTATCAATTGAGAAGCGGTGTCGCGGCAGGAGCGCCTTGAGTTTGGTGTCGATTCGGTAGCGGCGGTGGGTCTGGCCAACAAAATCCAGTACGGTTAGGCAATCCTTGCCAGGCGCATGGCGTAAGCCACGTCCCAATTGCTGGAGGAAGACGGTCAGGCTTTCAGTGGGGCGGAGAAAGAGGACGGTGTTTACCTCAGGAACGTCAACACCTTCGCTTAGTTTGTCGACGGTGAAGAGAAAGGTGAGCCGCCCAGCCTTCAGACCATCCAACAATTCCTGACAGCGTCCGTCTTCAACTCCTGAGACAAATGCGCCTGACGGAATCCCTTGCGTGTTGAACATATCTGCCATGAAAACAGCATGCTTGATGGTGACGCAGAAACCAACCCCTTTGATTGTGCTCAGATCAGGTTCATAGCGATTGAGCGCTGTGAGAATGGCATCAACACGCTGTTTGGCCCGGGCATGATCCATAACATAGACATTTTCCAAGGCAGTTGCATCATATTTGCCGTTGCGCCAGAACTGATCCTGATTGAGGGCAACTGGGTCAGCCACGCCAAAATAATGGAAGGGGCAGAGAAGCTTTTCCTCTAATGCTTCGGGCAGGCGAATTTCGGCGGCAAAACGGTTGCCGAAATCAGCAGCGACATTGTCGCCGTCCATGCGCTCAGGGGTTGCAGTCAAACCGAGAAGAATCTTTGGAGAAAAGTTTTCGAATATTGGCCGATAACTTGACGCAGTGCCATGATGGGCCTCATCGACAACGATGTAGTCGTAAAAGTCTCTTCCCACCTGTTCCCAGAGGCGCCGACTCGCGAGCATCCCTATTGAACAGAACAGATGCTCCAGGCGATTGGCCTGATATGAGCCTACCAACAACTCACCGAAATTCTGGTCCCGCAGGACATTACTGAAGGTTGCCCGTGCCTGTTCAAGAATCTCCTGGCGGTGGGCTACGAATAATAGCTTTGCCTGTCTTTGTTTTTGCTGAAAGAAATGTTTAAAGTCAAATGCAGCAACCACTGTCTTTCCGGTACCGGTAGCTGCAATAACGAGATTGCTCAAACGGCCATGAACGCTACGTTCCCGTTCCAGAGCTTCTAAGATGCGCTCCTGAAAAGGGTGCGGACGAAGATCAAAAAACACCGCAGGACCAGTTCTATGTGGATTACGGGCACGGTCAATGGCGGTACGGAAGAGAGACGGATTGTCAGGATCAAAAGGCAGGAACTCACGGCTATTCCAATAAGTCTCAAACTCAATGGTAAATTTTTCAAGAATATGACGCATGTCTTGGGCTGTTACCTTTAGATTCCATTCCAGTCCGCTGGTAATTGCGGCATGAGACATATTAGCAGAACCTATGTAGGCAGTAGAGAATCCGGTGTTACGCCTGAAATGATACGCCTTGGCATGTAGTCTGGTCCGCTCAATGTCGTAGGAAATACGGACATCGACGTTCGGCATCCGGGCCAGCCACTCCACAGCCGGAGCGTCAGAGGCACCCATGTAGGAGGTCGTTATCAGCCGAACCGGAATATGGCGATCACGCAAATCCTCAAAAGCTGGCATTAATAAGCGCAACCCGGACCATTTAATGAAAGACACTAGGATGTCCACCCCATCGGCAGACCGCATCTCTTCGTGTAATTCATGGGCAAGTTGTGGTTCCTGGGGGGAGCCGGTAAAAAGACTGCTTTCTGATATCGGGGTGTGAGGCCGGGGGATACCTGAAGTCCCATAATTTGGAGGGGTAACTTCAAGGAGTACCGGCTTATGTTCTGGGATTAGTCTATGCTTTTCAAGATGGCCTCTGCCTGTCTCTCTATCAACTTGACCAAGTATCTTGTTGCATAGTGCAAGTCGTCTTTCAGGATCGGACTCTTCTCTCAGAGCCTGCTCAAGCACCTTTGCAACGAAAGTAGCATAGCGGGCCGGTTGCTCTTCTGGATCAAGTTTCCCAAATATCGCTCTTAGTTCTGGATACTGGGCAAGCACATCGCGGAGGTATTCATCAAGAAGAACTTCGTAAATACCGTAGGCAATTGGCTTCATGGAATAGCAGCTTTGAGACTATCGATGTAAGTTTGAATTACAGGCAAATCGGCATCAGCCCAATCAAGAGTATGCAGGTCTTCCGGCGGTAGCCAGGTAAAAGCTGCATGTTCATGCAACGTTATTTCGCCGGATGCTATTGTGCAAACAAACGGATGAAGTGTGACAGTAAAGGTGTGGTAGCTATGCTTATGCTGAGGCAATGCGCGCTCCACGGTTATATAAAGCCCAAGTTCCTCAATAAGTTCGCGTTGCAAACATTCAGCCGGCAGCTCGCCGGGCGCGATTTTGCCTCCGGGGAATTCCCACTTCAGAGGCAGGCTCATCGTGGTGCTTCGCTGTGTTGCAAGCACTGCGCCGCCTCTTTCAATGATTGCGCAAGCAACCTGTATATGTTTCATGTTTAATTTCTATGCCCTCATGTCCACGTCATGGACATATCCTAAAAACGTGTCCAAATAAGCCTGTTTTATGGACATGTCCACATGTTTGCAACATCGACACAGCTCTCTTCTTAAACGGCGTAATAACCCGCCAGTTGTTACACCATTTAGTAGCATTACACTATTCTCTGCCATCTCGCGGACCGGCCTTTGCCAATAGTTTTAATCTTGCCCTGATCCCGCAATTTAAACAGCAGTGCCCTCGCATCTCAAAGTTGAACCACCGTTACGCCTTCGATGCCCTTGAAATGCTTCTTGTCAAAGGTATGTATCTCATGTGCTCCTTTCTCCTGGGCGAATGCTGCGATCCACGCGTCCACAAGATCAACCCTCTCGGCCCTGTACCGCTTAAGAGCAGAGCGGACGATCACGTCATCAGGAACCGTGAGGCCGGGTGTATTCAGGATCGAGTCCACGAGGTCGGCGATCTCTCCAGCCTCCATCCGATAGAAACTCTCAAGCACCCAGACGAGTTCTGCAACGGCAATGGCCGGCATAAGAATATGGACCTCGCCTTTACCCGCCTTTTTTAGGAGCGCATCGACAACCTGCGCCTTACGCGCATCATCATTAACAAGGTATCTGATGAGCAGGTTCGTATCGATAACGATCCGTTTAGTCTTATCCACTCTGAGCGCCCTTTTTCCCGACGTATTCTTTTGCCGTTTTTCTCATGTCCTCAAAGTCAGCACGCCTCTGCCTGTCTTTCAGAACTCCCTTGAAATCCTGAAGCGTCTTTGCGGTCTTCACAACGAGCTTTTCATCTTCTTTCTCGAAGACCACAATGCTGCCGGTCTGGATGTGGAGCAAGTCCCTCACCTCTTTCGGCAAAGTGATCTGTCCCTTGGATGTAACCTTAGCAAGCGCTGTCATAGTATCTCCTTACAATATTAAGTTACCTTACATAGAATTATATGAAAGGAGATCGCAAAAAGCAAGAGGCTTGTCAGGAATATCAAATCTCTCTTTCAGGGCGGTCCTTCTCGAATTTTACCAATATATCATCGGGACAAGAGCGTATTACCGGAACAAATTCAATTTCTTCTGACAAAGGGGACTCTTTTCCTTTACGGTACATGAATACTGCTGCCAGGAATCAGCAGTTCTCCGGTTTCAGGATCCTGACCGATTATGTCGATTCTCCTTTTGTCTCCGGAATATATTGGATCGTCCAAAGAGTAAGCGATTATCGGCCTTAATCCTCTTCCTGCATATTCAAGCGTTCTGAATAAGTAACCAATGAACGAGCCGGAATAGCGGTAGCGACGTATACAGCCCGCGATGCTGTTCTGGATCAATTGATCATAGCCCCTCCAGCAAGAAATTTTCGGACAATGCTCGATCCAGTCCTCAATAGTGAACCTGAGCAACTTTATAATCTCCCGTTTGGCTGCTGTATTTCCCCTTTGGGCAATTCTTACCAGTGCGATGCTGATGATGTCCCGTATGTACTTATCATTCTTGTCTGCCGGGGCAATGAAAGTATAAAGTTTGTCGTGATATTTTTGGAGAACCGTTCCAACCTCAGCCTTATTCCGGTATGGTTTCGACCCATTCCGGCGCCGTCTGTTCCATCTCCTTGGGAATTCAGGAGCCAGGGCGCGAGTAATCCTGTCCCAGTCTATGCCGCTGGTTTCGATTCTTATGTTTTTCTGGATAAACCGGTAAATATAGGGAGCACGCAGCCGGACCCAGGAACTATTGAAAGTATCAGGTCGCTCCTTTATCAGCAGATTGTTTATGGTCCTGACGGCAGACTCAAAATCCATAGCATTAACTTTATAGCAGAACAGAAGAACCAAAACGTACGGATTCTCATGAGGGCTTGCAAGTGGCATCGCTGCGAGACCGTCTGCTTTTCGCCATATATACCCTTCCTCTCATCCTTCTGACGATTCCTCTGGCAACATTCTCGGGCACCCCGTAGTAATAGAAAACCTCACTCGCTACCCTCTCAAGTGTGAGCCTTCCCTTCGCATTCAGGTATCTGTTCAGAACATAACGCTCAGGCTTCGTCAGTTCCACATCCCGGACGAGTTTTTCCCTTCGAGCCTTTGACCTGATCTGCCTGAGACTCTCTCTGATCCACTCCGTATCCTTCCATATTCGGCTAAGGCGTGACAGAAAGGCCATGTCCTCATCGGTCAGGACCTTTTGAATAACTCCACGCTTGTTAAGGATCTTCAGGGACTTCCTGGTAAATCCAAACTCATCCATAAGCTTTTCCAGAGTCATTTTTCATCTCCTTTCTCAAATCTCACAGTGTCACGCTGATAACAAAAATTATCGAAGCCAACACTGTCACGGACCAACAAACGACGTTATTTCCATCTTTCAAAATCCTCAGAAGTAATAACCGACGGGGCAACCCCTCCCTGCCGCCGGAAAGTGGCCAGAAAGACCGCCACAAAACTGGCCAGGAAAATGGTAAGTAGCCAGTTTGCGGTTGCCCCTCCGGTTATTTATACAAGTAAGTAATGAGAATTTCAGAGGTGACATGAAAGAAATGCAATTTGAGAAACGGAATATCTACACCAATGACCACTTTGTTATGGACGACGTCTATATGGATCACTACGCAAAGGTCTGCGGTGTCTATGCGACATGTGTGTATATGGGCCTCTGCCGCTATGCAGACAGAATAACTCAGTCCTGTTCCCCGAGAATTTCCCTCCTGGCCGATAAACTGAATATCTCGACGAGGCAGGTCATCAGGGTGCTGAAGATTCTGGAGTATTACAAAATCATCAGAATTGAGAGGACACCGGGAGAGGTCAATAAATACTTGCTCATCGACAGTAAGTATTGGAAACCTATAAAGTCCTTGCAACAGGCTATGACTAAGGGACACCGGTGTCACAGAGATACCAGTGCCTCACAGACACTCCCCTATGTCAGTCAGACACCACCCCTGTGACTGATAGACACCAGACCCGTGACTGACAGGCACACTAAGGATTTTTATTATAAGGATTCTTATCTTAAGGATTTAAATATATATACCCCTCTCACCCGAAAATACCGATTAATGATATCAGGTAGTCCTTACGGCACCAGATACGAAGAGGACCAGGAAAGTCCCTCTCAAAAGAATTGTGAAAGTGATACCCTTACGCCCCACGAATCTTGAATAGCTCGATAAAGATACACCCACCGGAAAAGTTGCCCCCCTGGTAATAATCAAGAGATATGGAGAGACTGATGGACATATGTGAAGTGTCCGAGATGCTTGGTGTGACGAAGGCCACGATCTATTCCTGGACTTCTCAGAAAAAGATACCTCACGTGAAGCTCAGCAGGCGCCTTCTTAAATTCAGAGAGAGGGAGATTAAGGACTGGATCGCCGAGAAATCCGTCATCGTGGATTCTACACGCCTGCCCGATAAGACAAGGAGGGCTCACACACGGAAAACAACGCCCCGGCAATTGGGGAGTGATCACATAGAGGGCATTATTCGGAATGCAAAGGAAGAGGTCTTTCATGGTCGCTAATACCCTGCCATTTCAGTGCTATAATAGGGCAGGTATTTTCAAGCCTTGTTTGGTCCCGGAAAGGAGGAAGGATTAATTATGGGACTATACAGGCGTAAGGATTCTGATATCTGGTGGATGTCTTTTTCTGTCAACAACGTTCGTCACCGCAGGACCACCGAGACATCAGATCGAAAACTGGCAGAGAAGATATATGCAAAGGTGCAGACACAGATCACCGAAGGAAAATGGTTTGAGCTTGACGCCGGAAGACAGCACACATTTGATGAGATGATGGAGAAATACTTGCGGGAATATTCGAGGGTTCACAAAGCAGAGTCGACATACAGAAAGGATAAGGCCCTCCTTGGTCATCTCAATAAAGTCTTCTCGGGTCTCACGCTCAATCAGATTACGTCGAGGATGATTACGGAGTACAAGACGAGTCGTCTTACAAAGGGAGCCTCACCCGCTACGGTTCGGAACGAACTTCGGCTTCTCAGCCATTCCTTCAATGTCGCGATGAAGCAGTGGGAGTGGGTCAGCAATAACCCTACGATGAGAGTCAGCTTCAGAGAGTTGAAGGCGAAGACCATCAACCGGTGGCTGGCAGAAGAAGAAGAGGAAGCACTTCTGAAGGCCGTCGAGGACAGGCTTTATGGTCAGCTACGGGACATTGTTATTGTAGCGCTCAACACCGGCATGAGTCAGGAAGAGATCCTCAAGCTCCAGTGGCGGAACGTAGACCTCTTCAGGAAGACGATTACCACGACGCGGCAAAAGACGAACCGCACGCGTACGATCCCGATCAATAACACTGTTTTTGAACTGCTTAAGCAGAGGATGAAAGTTAAGCCGATCATCGGAAGCGGGTGTAATGTATTTTTCAACGGCGCGGGCAATATGATTGATGCAGCCAAACTCAAGAGGGCATTTATTGCTGCGGTAGAAGCTGCAAAGATCGAGGATTTCAGGTTCCATGACCTGAGGCATACCTTTGCCACAAGACTCGTCCAAAGGGGCGTTGATCTTTACAAGGTTGCCAAGCTGTTAGGGCATGCCGATGTATCAACGACTCAACGATATGCCCATCACTACCCCGAGAGCCTGAGGGATGGAGTTGAAATTCTCGACAGTCTGAACGTAAGACGCGCCACGGAACAAACGATTTGTCACGATTTTGTCACGGTCGACGGTATCGAGGAACAAAACGGTGTCAGGGCCACTTTCTAACGCTTTGATTTGTAAGGAAGAAGAATGGTGCCCCCTGCAGGAATCGAACCTGCGGCACCAGGTTTAGGAAACCTGTGCTCTATCCTACTGAGCTAAGGGGGCTCTGTGGTTGCGCTCGTATTATACAATAAATGGTGATGCCTTGCTCAAGGCCGCTTTACAGAGACGGTGACATCAGTTCGAAAGCCTTTCTTACTGCATCCTCTGCGTTCTCAGCCCTTACAACGCCCTTCACTTCCCATGTATTAATTCCAATAACAGGCTTTCCCATCTTCAGCCCAAGGGCGATCTCAGAGAGGGTTCCATATTCACCTCCGACAGCTATCAGTACCCGGGCAGATCGGGCTATGATGACATTCCTCCCTTCCCCGAACCCCGTCGGTATGGCGATATCAATGTAGGGGTTTGCGTCATCGCTTTGGTTGTGAGGCAGGATTCCGACGGTTACGCCGCCCCCGGCCTTTGCGCCCCTGGCAGCAGCCTCCATAACGCCGCCGAGCCCTCCGCAGACCAGGACTGCTCCCCCTTCGGCGATAAGTCTGCCCACCTCCTCGGCCGTCTTGAGTGTCCTCTCATCTGCCTTACCGGCGCCGATGACTGCGATCATCTTCCGGTTCATCACAGTATCACTTTAGATGGAACAAAAGAATATGTCAACAGACTGAATGGATTGAAGATTCCCTGAAGAAACTGATACAATCCTTGGTGGATAAGATGAACCTTGATGTTTTCACCACGGAGGAACGATGCATTTTTCTGAAGAAGAACTGAAGAGATACCATAGGCAGATGATGATGGAAGGTTGGGGCGAGGCGACGCAGAAGAAACTCAAAGACGCTACTGTCTTTATCGCAGGGGCAGGCGGCCTGGGCTCGCCGGTTTCGATCTACCTTGCTGTTGCCGGGGTAGGTCACATGAGGATCTGCGACTTCGACACCCCTGACTGGACGAACCTGAACCGCCAGATTCTCCATGACCATACGAGAATTGGCGTCAACAAGGCGATCTCAGCGCAGATTACCATCAGGAAACTGAACCACAGTATCAAGGTTACCGCCTTTACCGATAAGATAGTGGCCGAGAATGTTGATGAACTCGTGGGAGATGCGCAGATCATTCTTGACTGTATGGACAATTTCCCCACGAGGTATCTCCTGAACGAATCGGCCATTAGAAAGAAGATCCCCCTCGTTTATGGCAGCATATGGGGTATGGACGGGAGACTCTCCTTTATAAAGTCTCCCGAAACACCATGTCTCCGCTGCCTCTTTCCCGAGGCGCCCCCCAGTGAGACTTTCCCCGTCCTAGGCACGACTCCGGGCGTTATCGGATCTCTCCAGGCTCTTGAAACGATCAAGTACCTGACGGGCATAGGAACGAACATCAAAGGGAAGCTCCTTGTATGGGACGGCGCTAAGACTGAATTCAGGACCTTCAAGGCACGGAGAGACTCGCATTGTCCGGCCTGCGGAGACCTTGCATAGAGGAGAAAGTTAATGGCAAGGTCAAGAGATACCTAATCTCAACCTTGCCTTAACCTTTAAGGTTGGTCGGGGCGAGAGGATTCGAACCTCCGACTTCACGGTCCCGAACCGTGCGCGCTACCAGACTGCGCTACGCCCCGAATTGCCGGCCTAGGCCTGGAAGATCGGACGCTGCTTGACCAGCTGAGACTGAGTGAAATTATACCACATTCTTAAACCTTTCCCGCACGCTTCATGATACGCGAAAAGTGGCGGGAGCGTGTGGGAATCGAACCCACCCTGCCAGTTTGTGGCCGGCAACACTGGATTTGAAGTCCAGGAGGGACACCAGAACCCTATGCGCTCCCAGTGATGTGACTTATTGATAATACAGCATTTTCAGCGCCAGCGCAAGCGCCCCCATCATCCTTTCTGTTCCCACTGCAGTAGAATTGTAGCAGTCATCCAATGCCTTAATGCGCAACCGTCAGACTAGCAGGACAGTGACGAGCATGCCGCTCTCGGTCATTTTGATGGATCTATGCCCCATAAATCCTGAAATGGTATAGAGGTCAACTCTCGACCGAACAAGCCGGGTTGCGAAGGTGTGGTGCAGATCGTGGAAATGTAAGTCTTCGGGCTTCCACTTCACGAATGTCGTTGTAACCCTTTCGTTTATATCAACAGGGGTTGACGGTCGGAAAGCTCTGAAGCACTGAGCATGGCGTTCACCACCCCGCCTGACCTACGCCGACTCCACGTGAGACGACTGACCTGTGCGCACCCTCACGCGGCATGCAACGCCGTCAGAACTCGCTGAACTCGTTCATGTAGTGCGAGCGGTACGCCACCCGGCGCTGGGTCAGGTTGACGTTCCAGGACGCAAAGTCGGCCAGTGATCGTGGAGGGAAGCGCAGACGGTGGAACATGGAGCTCCACGAGTACATCTCGCGCTGCATCCGCTTCACACCGTCCATCAACTGCTCCTGGGTCATGAGTTTGGGGTGGAAGTAACAGTGAACGCCGGCCCATCGCTCGAGGTTGAGCTCATCCAGGATGGCGCCATCGGCTTTCATACGGTCATAGATCGGCGTGCCGCGCAAGGGCGCCAGGAGGTTGAAATAGGCAGCCGGAACCTTGTGTTTCTGCACGAACTCGAGCGTCGTGGACAGCACCTCGAGATCATCTGTATCGCCGCCGAGCACGAAGTTGAAGGAATAGCTTATGTTGCGCTCGTTCAGGTTCTTGATCATCTCCACGTAGGTCTGGACGTGGTTGAAGTCCTTGTGCATGGTCTTCAACGTCTTCTGGGAAACGCTCTCGATCCCCATGTTGACGTGGAGCAGCCCCGAGCGCTTCGCCAGGTCGAGGAATTCCTCGTCGAGACCGAAGCGCGGTGAGAACAGCGCCGACCAATGGATCTTGAGCGGGATCAGTTTCTCTAGGAGCTCCACCGTGTGGGCCTTGTGGCCCACGAACTGGCTGGCGGCGAAGAAGATGTGGCGTGACCCACACTTCTTGATCTCCTCGACGACTTCGTCAGCGGGGCGACAGCGCCAGCCGTAGTCGCCGTTCAGTCGCCGCTCGGCGCAGAAGTCACAGGTGTAGGGGCAGCCACGAGACTGCTGGATGACGTACGGACTGTAAAAGACGTGGTGCTTCCGGTTCAGCAGATCCCAGCGCGGCGTCGGCAGGCCGACGAGACTCGCAGGCTCCTTGCGCTTGTAGAATCCCTGCAGGCGCCCCGCCGCGGCGTCCGCGAGCATCTGCGGAAAGATTTCCTCGCCCTCGCCGATGCAAACGGCGGCGGCGTGGTCGGCCATCTCTTCGTGGTAGAAGGTTGCATGGGGCCCGCCCATCAGAACGGTAACCCCTCTCTCGCGGAACCTGTCGGCAACCTCGAAGGCCCTGAGTGAGGTCACGGTGCGCACCGTGATAGCGACAACGTCGTATCGACCGTCGTAATCTGGCTCGTCGATCTCGTCGTCGCACAGCATCACGTGCCAATTATCCGGGGCCATCGCTGCCAGGTAGGGCATGACAGCACCGACCACCTTGCGCTTGCGGATCCGGAGAGGTCGGCGATCGTCGCGGGAACGGTAGGTAGCCGCCTGAATGATCAGCAGTCTAGGCACGAAGACACCCTCCCCAGGCCGGTGGCTGGCCCTGTTTCAGATTCATGTCCGTCGCTTCCTCCCTGGCCTCCATCCGGTACCTTTGCAATTTTGGCATCTCGTGTTGTCCTTCCATCCTCTAACTCTCAATACTTCTAATGATACCACTAGGAGTTCAGAAAGGAAAGTAAACGGGAGCGATTATGATGTCCGCAGGCTTTTCGGTTTTCATCTGACCGTTTCAGGGCCTGCGAATTGTTATTGTCGTGATATAAATCCCGGGCATCCCTCAAATCCCCTGCAGCCGGCCTTCCGCAAACGGCATTCAGCATTGACGCAGGTGTTCGGACTCAGGGAAACCCTTTCCCCGGAACATACCCGATGAGACTTCTCTCGATTGTCATGTCCCCGACGGTCCCTGTTCATTATCACGATGTGCCGACTAATACCGGTAAGGGGCAATTTCATCGTTACCATTTCATAATCGATCCCCGTTCCTTCTATTCCGACCAGTTCTTCTTTCACCTTTGGCCCCTTACTCATTATGATCCTCCCATCCTTCTTCGTAACGGGGGAGGCCTTTTCCCAGAAGTCTTTTAAAGTAAAGAGTGCCCGCGTTACAGCCACGTCGACCACGGGGGATCCCGTCTCCTCAATGCGCTTCTCTATGATCTCAACGCTATCAAGGCCGAGGAGGTGAACGACATGTCTGAGAAAGGTCGCCCTTTTACGCGATGGCTCAAGGAGATAGAGTTTGATCTCGGGTCTTACGATCTTCAGGGGTATTCCGGGAAACCCTGCGCCACTGCCGACATCCATCACGCTTATCTCGCCAAGGGGAAGGCCCTTCAAATAGAGGAGGGAATCCATGAAATGCTTTATGATGATATCCTCGTCCCCTTTCATCGAGGTGAGATTGTAAGCCCTGTTCCATCTCTTGAGCTCGGCAAGATA of Thermodesulfovibrionales bacterium contains these proteins:
- a CDS encoding helix-turn-helix domain-containing protein, yielding MSKAKEALKRYMETIEKGGRANWARKTTFVPQPDGSLRRMVTRRDGTVEKDEIIPADRKLVAEARSRAGLSQEKFAELLGISPRTLRDWEQGRRNPSGAAKTLLLIAAKHPEVLQEIAT
- a CDS encoding DUF3427 domain-containing protein yields the protein MKPIAYGIYEVLLDEYLRDVLAQYPELRAIFGKLDPEEQPARYATFVAKVLEQALREESDPERRLALCNKILGQVDRETGRGHLEKHRLIPEHKPVLLEVTPPNYGTSGIPRPHTPISESSLFTGSPQEPQLAHELHEEMRSADGVDILVSFIKWSGLRLLMPAFEDLRDRHIPVRLITTSYMGASDAPAVEWLARMPNVDVRISYDIERTRLHAKAYHFRRNTGFSTAYIGSANMSHAAITSGLEWNLKVTAQDMRHILEKFTIEFETYWNSREFLPFDPDNPSLFRTAIDRARNPHRTGPAVFFDLRPHPFQERILEALERERSVHGRLSNLVIAATGTGKTVVAAFDFKHFFQQKQRQAKLLFVAHRQEILEQARATFSNVLRDQNFGELLVGSYQANRLEHLFCSIGMLASRRLWEQVGRDFYDYIVVDEAHHGTASSYRPIFENFSPKILLGLTATPERMDGDNVAADFGNRFAAEIRLPEALEEKLLCPFHYFGVADPVALNQDQFWRNGKYDATALENVYVMDHARAKQRVDAILTALNRYEPDLSTIKGVGFCVTIKHAVFMADMFNTQGIPSGAFVSGVEDGRCQELLDGLKAGRLTFLFTVDKLSEGVDVPEVNTVLFLRPTESLTVFLQQLGRGLRHAPGKDCLTVLDFVGQTHRRYRIDTKLKALLPRHRFSIDKEVELDFPHLPAGCSVQLDRLSRQYVLENIRENLGRLSVQVPDRLQTFTSETGQELTFGNFVRYHDYEPETLLVSETWSGWKAKAQLSSIPTDPDLARLKKTLVRAAFISGPKEVALLRNVIAKISQGAVSEAITLTGDSAMSIYYRIWGDKGSNLGITSLENAFRRLANNPSILADLDEVLAWSQDNSDVSGHIPVLPFACPFELHAQYGSTDILAGLGQATLQTAGQRGVGVIHFPTIRAYVLLITYQKTEREFSPSTMYADYPISRELLHWESQSNTAQQSETGQNLIQHEQRGYTILIFARDKKRYNGFTVPFTYLGPAERVSYENERPIKMVWQLRHQMPAEMFEDNRKGG
- a CDS encoding (deoxy)nucleoside triphosphate pyrophosphohydrolase; translation: MKHIQVACAIIERGGAVLATQRSTTMSLPLKWEFPGGKIAPGELPAECLQRELIEELGLYITVERALPQHKHSYHTFTVTLHPFVCTIASGEITLHEHAAFTWLPPEDLHTLDWADADLPVIQTYIDSLKAAIP
- a CDS encoding type II toxin-antitoxin system VapC family toxin — protein: MDKTKRIVIDTNLLIRYLVNDDARKAQVVDALLKKAGKGEVHILMPAIAVAELVWVLESFYRMEAGEIADLVDSILNTPGLTVPDDVIVRSALKRYRAERVDLVDAWIAAFAQEKGAHEIHTFDKKHFKGIEGVTVVQL
- a CDS encoding AbrB/MazE/SpoVT family DNA-binding domain-containing protein is translated as MTALAKVTSKGQITLPKEVRDLLHIQTGSIVVFEKEDEKLVVKTAKTLQDFKGVLKDRQRRADFEDMRKTAKEYVGKKGAQSG
- a CDS encoding helix-turn-helix domain-containing protein, whose product is MKEMQFEKRNIYTNDHFVMDDVYMDHYAKVCGVYATCVYMGLCRYADRITQSCSPRISLLADKLNISTRQVIRVLKILEYYKIIRIERTPGEVNKYLLIDSKYWKPIKSLQQAMTKGHRCHRDTSASQTLPYVSQTPPL
- a CDS encoding helix-turn-helix domain-containing protein, producing the protein MDICEVSEMLGVTKATIYSWTSQKKIPHVKLSRRLLKFREREIKDWIAEKSVIVDSTRLPDKTRRAHTRKTTPRQLGSDHIEGIIRNAKEEVFHGR